The Salvelinus alpinus chromosome 35, SLU_Salpinus.1, whole genome shotgun sequence genome window below encodes:
- the dnali1 gene encoding axonemal dynein light intermediate polypeptide 1 isoform X2 produces MIPPADSLLKYDNPVLVSRNTEKKSPKARPLKVAPQQPAMTGPVPPPPKPKTPSADTNKQQTEEILNAILPPREWMETNQLWVQQVSSTPCTRMDVVHLQEQLDLKLQQRQARETGICPVRRELYSQCFDELIRQVTINCAERGLLLLRVRDEIRMTIAAYQTLYESSVAFGMRKALQAEQGKSDMEKRISDLENEKRDLERQVNEQKAKCEAIEKRETERRQVEEKKHTEEIQFLKRTNQQLKAQLEGIIAPKK; encoded by the exons ATGATTCCTCCGGCTGATTCTCTGCTGAAATATGACAACCCAGTCTTGGTGAGCAGAAACACAGAAAAGAAGTCTCCAAAG GCACGGCCCCTGAAAGTGGCTCCACAACAGCCTGCCATGACTGGCCCTGTGCCACCTCCACCCAAACCCAAGACCCCCTCAGCCGATACCAACAAACAGCAAACCGAGGAGATCCTCAATGCCATCCTACCACCCAG GGAATGGATGGAGACCAACCAGCTGTGGGTGCAGCAGGTGTCCAGCACGCCGTGTACCCGCATGGATGTGGTGCACCTACAGGAGCAGCTGGATCTGAAGCTGCAGCAGAGACAGGCCAGGGAGACGGGCATCTGCCCAGTCCGCAGGGAGCTCTACTCCCAGTGCTTCg ATGAGTTGATCAGACAGGTAACCATCAACTGTGCTGAGAGAGGACTGCTGTTGTTGCGTGTGAGAGACGAAATCCGTATGACCATTGCTGCTTACCAGACACTGTACGAGAGCAGTGTGGCCTTTGGCATGAGAAAAGCCCTGCAGGCTGAGCAGGGCAAGTCTGACATGGAGAAGAGG ATCTCCGATTTGGAGAACGAGAAGAGGGACCTGGAGAGACAGGTTAACGAGCAGAAGGCCAAGTGTGAGGCCATTGAGaagagggagactgagagacgGCAGGTGGAGGAGAAGAAACACACAGAGGAGATTCAGTTCCTGAAGAGAACCAACCAGCAGCTCAAG GCCCAGCTGGAGGGGATCATTGCCCCCAAAAAGTGA
- the dnali1 gene encoding axonemal dynein light intermediate polypeptide 1 isoform X1, translated as MCNQSITMIPPADSLLKYDNPVLVSRNTEKKSPKARPLKVAPQQPAMTGPVPPPPKPKTPSADTNKQQTEEILNAILPPREWMETNQLWVQQVSSTPCTRMDVVHLQEQLDLKLQQRQARETGICPVRRELYSQCFDELIRQVTINCAERGLLLLRVRDEIRMTIAAYQTLYESSVAFGMRKALQAEQGKSDMEKRISDLENEKRDLERQVNEQKAKCEAIEKRETERRQVEEKKHTEEIQFLKRTNQQLKAQLEGIIAPKK; from the exons ATG TGTAATCAAAGTATCACAATGATTCCTCCGGCTGATTCTCTGCTGAAATATGACAACCCAGTCTTGGTGAGCAGAAACACAGAAAAGAAGTCTCCAAAG GCACGGCCCCTGAAAGTGGCTCCACAACAGCCTGCCATGACTGGCCCTGTGCCACCTCCACCCAAACCCAAGACCCCCTCAGCCGATACCAACAAACAGCAAACCGAGGAGATCCTCAATGCCATCCTACCACCCAG GGAATGGATGGAGACCAACCAGCTGTGGGTGCAGCAGGTGTCCAGCACGCCGTGTACCCGCATGGATGTGGTGCACCTACAGGAGCAGCTGGATCTGAAGCTGCAGCAGAGACAGGCCAGGGAGACGGGCATCTGCCCAGTCCGCAGGGAGCTCTACTCCCAGTGCTTCg ATGAGTTGATCAGACAGGTAACCATCAACTGTGCTGAGAGAGGACTGCTGTTGTTGCGTGTGAGAGACGAAATCCGTATGACCATTGCTGCTTACCAGACACTGTACGAGAGCAGTGTGGCCTTTGGCATGAGAAAAGCCCTGCAGGCTGAGCAGGGCAAGTCTGACATGGAGAAGAGG ATCTCCGATTTGGAGAACGAGAAGAGGGACCTGGAGAGACAGGTTAACGAGCAGAAGGCCAAGTGTGAGGCCATTGAGaagagggagactgagagacgGCAGGTGGAGGAGAAGAAACACACAGAGGAGATTCAGTTCCTGAAGAGAACCAACCAGCAGCTCAAG GCCCAGCTGGAGGGGATCATTGCCCCCAAAAAGTGA